One Danio aesculapii chromosome 22, fDanAes4.1, whole genome shotgun sequence genomic window carries:
- the cdkn1a gene encoding cyclin-dependent kinase inhibitor 1 isoform X1, with translation MPVLRDSLPNIKAHQPAELNSVMTAQRRRAHAESAIVIMATHKRILRSLGNGPTRRSLFGPVDREQLQREYRAALRRDLEDASRRWSFDFASEKPLEGGDFHWEGVSGVRVPLLYRTCQENKQKRPREAHQPGPSAAGKENIPKTPERCAALLHEVEKTPEKRNELKRKQTNITDFYQAKKRLVATPRKSGQ, from the exons ATGCCGGTCCTCCGTGACTCACTGCCCAATATAAAAGCCCATCAGCCCGCAGAACTGAACTCAGTCATGACAGCTCAGAGGCGCAGAGCTCACGCGGAGTCAGCG ATTGTCATAATGGCGACGCACAAGCGGATCCTACGTTCACTCGGTAATGGCCCGACGAGGCGAAGTCTTTTCGGGCCGGTGGACCGAGAGCAGCTGCAGCGTGAGTACCGGGCGGCACTACGGCGCGATCTGGAGGACGCATCACGGCGCTGGAGCTTCGACTTTGCGTCTGAGAAGCCACTGGAGGGTGGAGACTTCCACTGGGAGGGCGTGTCTGGAGTGCGTGTGCCTCTGCTTTACCGCACGTGTCAGGAAAATAAGCAGAAACGGCCCCGTGAGGCTCATCAGCCCGGACCATCCGCCGCCGGGAAGGAAAACATCCCGAAAACACCAGAGCGATGTGCTGCGCTCCTGCATGAAGTGGAGAAAACCCCCGAGAAGAGGAACGAGCTGAAACGCAAACAGACCAACATCACAG ATTTCTACCAAGCCAAGAAGCGTCTAGTGGCCACGCCGCGCAAATCCGGCCAGTAG
- the cdkn1a gene encoding cyclin-dependent kinase inhibitor 1 isoform X2, giving the protein MATHKRILRSLGNGPTRRSLFGPVDREQLQREYRAALRRDLEDASRRWSFDFASEKPLEGGDFHWEGVSGVRVPLLYRTCQENKQKRPREAHQPGPSAAGKENIPKTPERCAALLHEVEKTPEKRNELKRKQTNITDFYQAKKRLVATPRKSGQ; this is encoded by the exons ATGGCGACGCACAAGCGGATCCTACGTTCACTCGGTAATGGCCCGACGAGGCGAAGTCTTTTCGGGCCGGTGGACCGAGAGCAGCTGCAGCGTGAGTACCGGGCGGCACTACGGCGCGATCTGGAGGACGCATCACGGCGCTGGAGCTTCGACTTTGCGTCTGAGAAGCCACTGGAGGGTGGAGACTTCCACTGGGAGGGCGTGTCTGGAGTGCGTGTGCCTCTGCTTTACCGCACGTGTCAGGAAAATAAGCAGAAACGGCCCCGTGAGGCTCATCAGCCCGGACCATCCGCCGCCGGGAAGGAAAACATCCCGAAAACACCAGAGCGATGTGCTGCGCTCCTGCATGAAGTGGAGAAAACCCCCGAGAAGAGGAACGAGCTGAAACGCAAACAGACCAACATCACAG ATTTCTACCAAGCCAAGAAGCGTCTAGTGGCCACGCCGCGCAAATCCGGCCAGTAG